A window of the Thermodesulfovibrionia bacterium genome harbors these coding sequences:
- a CDS encoding VacJ family lipoprotein, whose translation MRIFIRMLLFSAFILSIASAPSFADETLNDSLLDKQDSAILLADAENDDYLDEAEDSGEDKELAKISDPLEPVNRVFFHFNDKLYFWVLKPVAKGYSKVVPEPARISVRNFFNNLTTPVRLVNNILQFKFNSAGTEIKRFGINTTVGVLGLFDPAKKNLDLKMQDEDLGQTFGVWWNAGPGFYIVWPILGPSSLRDTVGLAGDTFLDPVTYVTPFAYDGLAIRSGDKVNRVSLVIGDYEEIKKDAIDPYSAIKDIYHQYRESKIDK comes from the coding sequence ATGAGAATTTTCATCAGGATGTTATTGTTTTCAGCCTTTATACTCAGTATTGCTTCAGCCCCGTCTTTTGCCGATGAAACCTTAAATGACTCTCTGCTAGATAAACAGGACAGCGCCATATTATTGGCTGATGCTGAAAATGATGATTATCTCGATGAGGCTGAGGATTCCGGCGAAGACAAAGAGTTAGCTAAGATATCCGACCCGCTTGAACCTGTAAACCGGGTATTCTTTCATTTTAACGACAAGCTGTACTTCTGGGTCTTAAAACCGGTTGCTAAAGGCTACTCAAAGGTCGTTCCTGAACCAGCCAGAATATCAGTGCGTAATTTCTTCAATAACCTTACCACTCCGGTAAGGCTTGTAAATAATATCCTGCAGTTTAAATTTAATTCAGCCGGTACTGAGATAAAGCGTTTCGGCATTAATACCACAGTAGGTGTTTTAGGCCTTTTTGATCCTGCAAAGAAGAATTTAGACCTTAAGATGCAGGATGAAGACCTTGGACAGACCTTTGGAGTCTGGTGGAATGCAGGCCCAGGTTTTTATATAGTATGGCCGATCCTCGGGCCTTCAAGTCTTCGCGACACAGTAGGCCTGGCAGGAGACACTTTTCTTGACCCCGTAACTTATGTCACACCGTTTGCTTATGACGGACTCGCTATCAGGAGCGGGGATAAAGTCAACAGGGTATCACTTGTGATAGGTGATTACGAAGAGATAAAGAAAGACGCCATTGACCCTTATTCCGCCATAAAAGACATCTACCATCAGTACAGAGAAAGCAAGATCGACAAATAA
- a CDS encoding HD domain-containing protein has translation MSINFSKERLLELIDVGVEISLLKDIDLLLEKVLSVSRQIVNAEAGSIYIIENNRLKFSHTQNTILQNRLAPGKKLMFSTFSIPINNDSIAGYVANTGELLNIEDVYSLSHNAPYSFDKEYDIISDYRTQSMLTIPLMTANEKIIGVLQLINSKDNNGNTIGFNNDDEPLIKNFANIAAAAIERAQLTRAIILRVIKMAEMRDPKETGPHVNRVASYSVEIYEEWAAKKGVPKKDIEKNKDILRMGAMLHDVGKVAISDTILKKPAKLDPEEFEAMKAHTHLGAKLFSEMYSDFDEAASIIALNHHERWDGNGYPGHINCMTGKPIPGCETSEGKARGKKGEEIPPFGRVVAIADVFDALSSPRVYKEPWDEDRVLETLKSEAGKQFDPDMIDAFFSCLDVIRTLAKNYPD, from the coding sequence ATGTCTATTAACTTCAGTAAAGAGAGATTATTAGAACTGATCGATGTAGGGGTTGAGATATCCCTGCTGAAGGATATTGACCTGCTGCTTGAAAAGGTCCTGTCAGTATCAAGGCAGATAGTGAATGCTGAAGCGGGCTCGATATATATTATAGAGAACAATAGATTGAAGTTCAGCCATACTCAGAACACGATCCTGCAGAACAGGCTTGCCCCCGGCAAAAAGCTCATGTTCTCCACCTTTTCAATACCTATTAATAATGATTCGATAGCAGGATATGTGGCAAACACCGGAGAGCTGCTCAATATTGAAGATGTATATAGCCTTTCTCATAACGCGCCATATTCTTTTGATAAAGAGTATGACATAATCTCTGATTACCGCACGCAGTCTATGCTTACCATTCCTCTTATGACAGCTAATGAGAAGATAATCGGCGTCCTCCAGCTTATCAATTCCAAAGATAATAATGGCAATACGATCGGTTTCAACAACGATGATGAGCCTTTGATAAAGAACTTCGCCAATATTGCGGCTGCAGCCATTGAACGCGCGCAGCTTACAAGGGCGATCATTCTTCGAGTGATAAAAATGGCTGAGATGCGTGACCCCAAAGAGACCGGACCTCATGTAAACCGTGTTGCATCCTATTCCGTAGAAATTTATGAGGAATGGGCCGCAAAAAAAGGCGTTCCTAAAAAAGATATCGAGAAGAACAAGGACATACTCAGAATGGGCGCTATGCTGCATGACGTAGGCAAAGTGGCCATCTCAGACACTATATTGAAAAAACCTGCAAAACTTGACCCTGAGGAATTTGAAGCAATGAAAGCTCATACCCATCTTGGGGCAAAGCTTTTTTCTGAAATGTATTCTGACTTTGATGAAGCAGCCTCGATCATCGCATTGAACCATCATGAACGCTGGGATGGGAACGGGTATCCGGGACATATCAATTGCATGACCGGCAAACCGATCCCGGGCTGCGAAACCAGTGAAGGGAAAGCACGCGGCAAAAAGGGCGAAGAGATCCCGCCATTCGGCAGAGTGGTTGCCATAGCCGATGTATTTGATGCACTCAGCTCGCCAAGGGTTTATAAAGAGCCGTGGGATGAAGACAGGGTGCTCGAAACACTTAAGTCTGAAGCCGGGAAACAGTTTGACCCTGACATGATAGACGCCTTCTTTTCCTGTCTTGACGTAATTCGAACCCTTGCAAAGAATTATCCCGATTAA
- a CDS encoding ribonuclease H-like domain-containing protein produces MSKKIVVDIETIGCDFDAMDEMSQEYIIKYADSEEAVKEAKEGLAFSPLTGEIVAIGMLNPDTNNGAVYFQSPGAAHKPLKEDGIEYTADDEAGILNKFWETVRHYDSIITFNGRGFDAPYLMIRSAIHKITPTKDLMPNRYSAASHIDLLDQLTFYGSVRRKFSLHMWCTAFGIKSPKEEGVTGHEVAGLFKEGRHLDIARYCVGDLYATKELFEYWDKYIRFSPRK; encoded by the coding sequence ATGTCCAAAAAGATCGTTGTTGACATTGAGACTATCGGCTGTGACTTTGACGCGATGGATGAGATGTCGCAGGAGTATATCATTAAGTACGCCGATTCCGAAGAGGCGGTAAAAGAGGCAAAAGAGGGCCTCGCCTTCTCCCCGCTCACCGGTGAGATAGTAGCTATCGGAATGCTCAACCCCGACACCAATAACGGCGCTGTATATTTTCAGTCTCCCGGAGCTGCGCACAAGCCGCTGAAAGAGGATGGGATCGAGTATACCGCCGATGATGAGGCCGGGATCCTTAATAAATTCTGGGAGACTGTCAGGCACTATGACAGCATCATCACATTCAACGGAAGGGGTTTTGACGCCCCTTACCTGATGATACGTTCAGCTATCCACAAGATAACACCGACAAAAGACCTTATGCCCAACCGTTACAGCGCTGCTTCACATATTGACCTCCTTGACCAGCTCACCTTTTACGGCTCAGTCAGAAGGAAGTTCAGCCTCCATATGTGGTGCACGGCATTTGGTATCAAGAGTCCGAAAGAGGAAGGAGTCACAGGGCATGAGGTTGCCGGCCTTTTTAAAGAGGGCAGACATCTCGATATTGCAAGATACTGCGTCGGCGACCTCTATGCTACAAAAGAACTCTTTGAATACTGGGACAAATACATAAGGTTCTCTCCCCGCAAATAG